The following is a genomic window from Chania multitudinisentens RB-25.
CCTTTGTTAAACTTTCAGTGTGTTTGTTTTTCCTCTTGATTAATGGGGGGGCGAAAGACATATTGGATATTATTCACGCAGAATATATTTTTTGCCGTGACGCATTCGACTATTTTGAGCCAATCGAGATTAAGGAGTCATCTATGTATCACTCTTTTTCTGTACATCAACGGCCAGTCTATAAAAGAATTTTCCTTTCGGTAGCAATAGGCTTGCTTTTTAACACCACAGGCCATACTGCGCCAATACCCGCCCAGCCCTTTGCAGACAGCGCGCTGAGAACGGATGCGTGGGGCGACCACTTCAAGTACGGTGCCTATTCAACGCTGATAGCCGGGCATATTCTACGCACCGAATTCCCGCATCTTTTAGTGCGACTGAATAACCAGCCCATCACGGATGCAAACCTACCGGAAATAAAGCGACAGGTGCAATTCTACCTTAAACGTTATGATAGTCTGCCGGACTGGACGATCAGGGAGATACTGGAGTTTGCCCGCAATAACCGTTCGGCATCGATATTTAACGAAGAACGTTCAGTCATTCTTACCGACGAGCAGAATCAGGCATTTATTAGCGCGATGAGAAGCCATCCGGAACTAAGGCCAATAGAGAACTTAGTTTCCAACGATAAGTTTATTTCAACAAACTTTCAGTTCAATACCCACCGTGCTTTATATAATAATGCTTATGGTATCCCACAAAATTCTTTAGCGGCAATCTTGTGTGCGTATGCTGCTGGTATTCGCTCGATAGAGTTTGATGTACTAGAAACCCAGGAAGAGCCGAGAGGAAATATCAACGTTGTTATTCACGATCTTAGCACTAACCGCTTAAGCGGTTCTTTCAACCTGCCGCCGATTTATGCTGAACGAGAAACGTACAGTTATATTCAACCAACCAGTATCGATGTCCTTAATCCTTTAGCTGCGACACAATCTGTAGAGAATAGTGGTATCAAACGATTAATGAAGACCGCCGATGTATTGAATTTTGTGCGTAATGTTATCCCAGAAGTGACTCTATATATTGATGCCCGTAATGACTCACCTCTATCCGTTATAGAGATCCTCGATAATAATCCGCAATATCGTGACAATATCGTATTGAAAATTTATCCATTTACTTTGGATGGAGGCGCATACAGCATTGTACAAAAATTTGCCACAAGAAATAATCTGGCAGAAAATACCGCACTGAAGAGATTAAAAGAGATTAATCCTCATTTATTACTGGCAATGGGTGGGGTGGCTGGACAAGCGTCTGAAAAAGCCTATGTTGCGCAATACAGTAATTTTAACTGGTCTACTCTTCAATCTGAACGGCAATATTTCCCTTTTTCTCGTACTTCTACGTTATCAAAGAATTCTTTTAATGGCCAAACCATTTTTACCGAACAGCAGTTATTAGATATTGAATCTAAAACGTTTAACCTGTTTAAATGGGCTATGGAATTTCCGGCAATCGGTAATGTATTGGTGTTTCAGGTAACGTTGGTTCCTTCATTGAAATCGTTGGTAGATCATCAGACAACGCAAGGAGCAAAAGATAATTTTCGAGATATGCCTGTTGATGACCGCATAAATTCGGCCGCTATTGATAACTTTGTTGTGTTATATAAACGCGTGATGGGGCAGCAGCTTAATACGACCATTGATTTAGGTGGTTCGCAATCCACTTATTTACGTACTGAGTTAGCCCCCACGGTATTTGGTTTTTCCGACCGCTATCCTGATTTTTCGCTAGCCAATCGCGATAGTTCAGGGACGATTATTCAAAGCTCGATCAGGAACTTTCTCTATAGCATGGAAGGGACTGTTTATATTAACGACTCCTATGCGATGAAGAAAATGCGTTCGACTGAGGCGGTGATGGAGAAATATCAAGAGATGAAGGGTGAAGGTTTAGCGGTACAATATGCAACAACCGATCTGCCGACCGATCTTCGTGCTGCTTTCATGGGAATACTTGGGAAGTATGGATTGCCCAAAGACTTACAATATCGTGCCAGTGCTATTATTAAACCACGTTTTACGCCGTCTAATTTACCAGGTTTCTCCCCTCCAGGCTGGACAACGAGAATGTTTGGCGATGCTTATAAAATTGATCCGACCCATTTTGATAGCGATCTGGCAGCCATCAAGACGCTACTGAATGAACGGGCAACCGTCATTCGTTCACGAGAGGCGATCATCACATCACGTGATAGGGGAGCCATTCTTACCAATACTAAAGCGCTAGCGAGGCTTAACCAAACAGAACCGGTCGTGGCAGCAGATCTAGCCCCCACACTTGTCAGCAATGCGCTTGCGAGTATCACCACAGAACTTAACACACTTAATAACAATTTAGACAGTAAGCGAGCGGCATTTGAAAGTAAGTATCATGTCCCTGCGCCAACTCATCCTGATCACGATTATGACTCATAATCCGATTAATTCATTGACGGGGAGAGGAAAAGAAAGCGTATTTACATTGATAGGGAATACAACAGAATGGCTCAAATTTTAGTTGGTATTGAGCCATCTTTTTTCTGTTTAGTGTTCACAAAAAAAAATTTATTTTTATGTGAAAATTGATTTATTAACAATAGTAATCATCACTAGCTCTAAACTAAGTTATTACCACAGAATGATACCAGCACTTTTATACAAAGGAGCATCCTATGTGTTTTAAACTAAAAATCCGCCCTATGGCATCTATTATTGCGTCATTAGCTTTTGTATTATTATCAACCACAACAGTTAAAGCCGCCCCTCAATTATGTACTTGGGGATATATTTCTTCGATAAATAACAATTACAATGACGCTAGTGCTTCACAATACTATGTCAATATGAACATGAATAAACAGGGTTTTCCTACTTCATCACACAATATTTTTACGTTAGTTTATACTGATACGAACAATGCTAACTTGCCACCTTTTGGTGTCAGTGCCTATAATACATTAATAACTAATCTACATATGGCTATGGCTAGACGATTGCCTGTAAAAGTCGAAAGCTACAAAACTGATGGTTCTTGTGTGGGTAACTACAGAGAACTCAAAGTCACCATATGTACTAATGAAGGCTGTACAAATTAATTTTTCATATATATAACATTATATCATTCTCTTTCAGGGAATGATATAATGAATGTAACTTCACCTTGAGTTCGTGTTGTTGGCCGCCGGCTCCCTACAATGAAGGTATGTTTCCTCTTTACTAACATTGTTCCAGTTTTTATGCCTATAGCTGTTCATATGTGTAGAGAGGAACAAATGAGGATTCGATAGATAACAAACTCGTTATAAAACTAAGGGCCAAGAATGACGGCAATGATAGATGGGTGAAACGTATTCCTATTGTAGACCGGGGAACAGTGTTAAATAAACATGGTAACCCTAAGCCTGATCGCGGTTAGGGCTGTAAGGACATGAACATCCATTTTTTAAGATAAAATTTGAGTAGATATTCAAATTAAAAATTTCAAAATATCTACACTTTTTTCAATTTACTGTTTTTATATAGTATTTGGCTAATGCACTAATTTATTTACAAAAATCAGTTAATTGCACATGGGGTTTGAATTTCAATCGTATGATAATACTTCAGATTGAGTTTATTTACTTATTTTATAATTTCCTATTGTAAACATATAAATAACTAATTATATTGTATGGTGCTGGTATTTAGAGTTAAAAATTACAATTGGCTTTATATTAAAACCTGTAAATTTAATTAAATATAAAAATTATTTCATAAAAGAGAACATCTATTCAGAACAGCAATTGTCTGTGATGCTACTAATATGTGAAGTTAATTCTAAATAGTCCCATTTGTAGTTTTCTATTCAGATGATTTCATCCATATCTAAATTTAATTATTTTTTTGATATCAGTATATTAATGTGAATCATAAATAATTTTTAAGACAAGTGATTGACTAATGATGAATCGCGGTTACAAAGTGTGTAGCGAGGAAGTAAGTCCTCTAATTTGTATGAGGTTATGAATTAAATTCATGAATAGGTGCAGACTCACCGGCAGGAGATATAGGTCTCGGAGGTTTCGCCTGGGGGTTTGAGATATGACTCATTCTTACTTTTGGGCAACAGCAGTGAAAGCAACATCGACAGGGCTAATTGGTTCAATTAAAGTCTGAAAGACTGGGCGGCATTTTATCAATTTGTTGATTTTCAGCCTAAATTGTTCAGTGAGATCGGATGGGTTGTGTTCTGCAAATTGGTCGGTCAAAACTGATGACGTTATTGGAATAATAGCGCTAAAAATGACATAACCAAGGATACATAATCTTGCCGATTCGAGTCCCAATGAAGCCCCCAGAAAATGCTGGATGCCAGAATACCAATATGGAACAGAGTGTAATTTGATTTGCAAAAAGGGGATTTTACTTTGAGACACCATGGACATCGGTGGCTGTCCATGGTGTTAAATTTATGGCTCCTCTGACTGGACTCGAACCAGTGACATACGGATTAACAGTCCGCCGTTCTACCGACTGAACTACAGAGGAATCGTGTGAACGGGCGAATAATAACGGTGCCTATGGGCCTTGTAAAGCATGAAAGTGCCTAAAGATGTTATTTGCTGGTGTAATGAGCAAACGGTCTTGTTTAGCACGTGTTCAGCTCAGTAAAACCCTGGTTTGGTCTTTTTCTTGTTGGGACATGAAGTGCAAGATTGGCAAGTAACGCTTGGTGTCATGAGGAAAGTCGCTTGCGAGAGATTTGAGTGTCCGGCATTCAATTATTTAAGAATGTTCTTCGGAATTATCTGGTTGATATTAGTAAATACCTCAATTAAATAAGCTAAATATAATCAAACTGTTGAGTTGGTGAGGTTTTCTTTTGGGCATTTAAGGTGAGGGGAATATTGCGATTTATATGAAGTGTTTCGTTCTATTTTGGAGTAAACCACCATTAATGCCATTTATGGTGAAATAAAATATTCAGCTGTAACGTTTTCTGGACGCAATTTTAGGCTGAAGAAGAGTAAGAGTATTGAAAAATAGCGATTTTCTATCAAAATTTATTTTTATCTTATTGTAATTAAATGAGTTACTGTTCTTCCTGCTGCTTTGGTAGGAGTGTTCCAACTGCGTAGTTTGAGTGGGAATGCACTTTGTGATTTTTAAACCCTCATTTAAATATCGTTTTATGCGACATTTCAGTAAGTAGATACTTTCTGATAGTTGCTGGATATAAAAAATATCAGTATTATTTTGCACTTCGATAACTGTTGTATGTTGTTACGTCGATGTGTGGGATTATTTTTTGTTGAGTTGCCTAATCATTAGTGATGTGTCCGCAAGGATGGGATGATTCATCCATTGAGTCAATAAACAGTAGCGAACAGTGCGGAAAAACGACTCAGCCGCGTGATAAACACTCTAAGTAAAATTCTAGTGAATGTTTCTTGGGGATTTTTGTCGCAACTAAATGTCTTCTCCATCCAGTGTTGAAAAACGTACAGCATATTCATCAGGGTTATATCCGGTAGCGTCTGTTTTGACATGCCGATAACAGATTTTTGAAAGGATTTTTTGATGATAAGCAACCAAAAGAAGCTCTGTTTAGGTGTGTTATTGTGCAGTGGTTTGTTGTTGGCAGGTTGCCAGAATAGCCAGAAGAATAGTAAGGCACAAACAGTGCGTCAGGAACAGGCTCCTGTTACTGCTACCATACAACCCCCTCCTCAGCAGATCAGTGTGTCGCCACCGCCAGCACCACCTGAAACCAAAACAAACAAACTTGGTTTGTGCCAAAGTGAATTGGCTTCACTGAAGCAAATCAAGCCAAAAGCTTATGCAGCTAAGAAAGCGCATTTTGATCGTTTACTGAGTAATGCCTCTGTTTATAGTGCTGTGCGTAGTGATGTGAACCTGCAAACCAAGGATACCCTTGATGCTTTGTACAAATATAAAACTAACCAACTTTGCGCTGATATCGAACGTGAAGTTCTGCAAGGCCTGCTCCAACGCGGGGAAAGCGTGAAATGATAAAGCGCAGGATCTATTGCGGTGCCTTGCTGACCCTGGCGTTGCCGTTGGGAGTGCAAGCGGAAGGAGCGAGTGCTTCTGAAGCCAATACGCTGAATTCACTGGATACCATTACCCGACAGGTGGATGAAGCACCGGCACTGCTGTTTCTGACGCCTTCGCAGATAGAGACGGTAGAACCTGCGAAAAATGAGGGCAAGAAAGAGACCAGCCGGCCTAATGTGCTGGCTAAAGCACCACGTGAAGATGCGGGTGGATACATTCGCGAAATGAAAACGTTACAGGCTACCATCAATCAGCTAAGGGCAAAAATTAGCGGGCAGGAGGCAGCTCTTGAGCATTTACGGAATGCTCAATCTCAACAGCAATCAGCTGTAGCAGAGCTTTCGCAACTAAAGCAGGCGATACAACAAAGCCAACAGGAAAATACTCGATTACAGCAGCAGCTTGCCGCACAAATTAAAGAAAACGAACAAAAAGTGCATCAGCTGCAGCAAAATCAACAGGCGTTGGCCAAATTACAAGAGCAACTGACCGCGCAAATCAAGGATAACGAGCAGAAAACCCAGCAAATGCAGCAGTTGCAACAAGGTCAGCAAGCCTTGGCTAAATTGCAGGAGCAGTTTGCCGCGCAGACCAAAGACGGCGAGCAGAAAGCACAGCAGCTAAAACAACTGCAACGATCGCTGCAAGAAAACCAGCAGGCGAGTGCCAAGCTGCAAGAACAGTTGACTGCCCAAACCAAAGCTAACGAGCAAAAAAACCAGCAGATCCAGCAACTGCAACAGGGCCAACAGTCGCTGGCGAAATTGCAGGAGCAGTTCGCCGCGCAGACCAAAGACGGCGAACAGAAAGCTCAGCAGCTCAAACAGTTGCAGCAATCGCTGCAAGAAAACCAGCAGGCGAGTGCCAAGCTGCAAGAACAGCTGACCGAACAAACCAAAGATAACGAGCAAAAAAACCAACAGGTCCAGCAACTGCAACAGGGCCAACAGTCGCTGGCGAAATTGCAGGAGCAGTTCGCCGCGCAGACCAAAGACGGCGAACAGAAAGCTCAGCAGCTCAAACAGTTGCAGCAATCGCTGCAAGAAAACCAGCAGGCGAGTGCCAAGCTGCAAGAACAGCTGACCGAACAAACCAAAGATAACGAGCAAAAAAACCAACAGGTCCAGCGACTGCAACAGGGCCAGCAAACGTTGGCGAAATTGCAGGAGCAGTTTGCCGCACAGACCAAAGACGGTGAACAGAAAGAAAAGCAGCTAAAACAGCTGCAGCAATCGCTGCAAGAAAGCCAGCAGGCGAGTGCCAAGCTGCAAGAACAGCTGACTGCCCAAACCAAAGATAACGAGCAGAAAACCCAGCAGGTTCAACAACTGCAACAGGGCCAGCAAACGTTGGCGAAATTGCAGGAGCAGTTTGCTGCACAGACCAAAGACGGTGAACAGAAAGAAAAGCAGCTAAAACAGCTGCAACAATCGCTGCAAGAAAGCCAGCAGGCGAGTGCCAAGCTGCAAGAACAGCTGACTGCCCAAACCAAAGATAACGAGCAGAAAACCCAGCAGGTTCAACAACTGCAACAGGGCCAGCAAACGTTGGCGAAATTGCAGGAGCAGTTTGCCGCACAGACCAAAGACGGTGAGCAGAAAGAAAAGCAGCTCAAACAGCTGCAACAATCGCTGCAAGAAAATCAGCAGGCGAGTGCCAAGCTGCAAGAGCAGCTGACCGCCCAAACCAAGGATAACGAGCAGAAAACCCAGCAGGTGCAGCAACTGCAACAGGGCCAACAGTCGCTGGCGAAATTGCAGGAGCAGTTTGCCGCGCAGACCAAAGATGGCGAGCAGAAAGCTCAGCAGCTCAAACAGCTGCAACAATCGCTGCAAGAAAGCCAACAGGCGAGTGCCAAGCTGCAAGAGCAACTGACCGCCCAAACCAAGGATAACGAGCAGAAAACCCAGCAGGTTCAACAACTGCAACAGGGCCAGCAAACGTTGGCGAAATTGCAGGAGCAGTTTGCCGCGCAGACTAAAGACGGTGAGCAGAAAGAAAAGCAACTCAAACAACTGCAACAATCGCTGCAAGAAAATCAGCAGGCGAGCGCCAAGCTGCAAGAGCAACTGACCGCGCAAATCAAGGATAACGAGCAGAAAACCCAGCAGGTTCAACAACTGCAACAGGGCCAACAGTCGCTGGCGAAATTGCAGGAGCAGTTTGCCGCGCAGACCAAAGACGGCGAGCAGAAAGCTCAGCAGCTCAAACAGCTGCAACAATCGCTGCAAGAAAGCCAGCAGGCGAGCGCCAAGCTGCAAGAGCAGCTGACCGCCCAAACCAAGGATAACGAGCAGAAAACCCAGCAGGTTCAACAACTGCAACAGGGCCAACAGGCGCTGGCTAAATTGCAGGAGCAGTTTGCCGCACAGACCAAAGACGGCGAACAGAAAGCTCAGCAGCTCAAACAGTTGCAACAATCGCTGCAAGAAAATCAGCAGGCGAGTGCCAAGCTGAAAGAGCAGCTGACCGCCCAAACCAAGGATAACGAGCAGAAAACCCAGCAGGTTCAGCAATTGCAGCAGGGCCAGCAGGCGCTGGCGAAATTGCAGGAGCAGTTTGCCGCACAGACCAAAGATGGCGAACAGAAAGAAAAGCAGCTCAAACAGTTGCAACAATCGCTGCAAGAGAACCAGCAGGCGAGCGCCAAGCTGCAAGAGCAGCTGACCGCCCAAACCAAGGATAACGAGCAGAAAACTCAACAAGGCCAGCAGGCGTTGGCTAAGTTGCAGGAACAGTTGACCGCACAGACCAAAGACGGTGAGCAGAAAGCTCAGCAGTTGCAAGAAAGCCAGCAAGCGAATGTTAAATTGCAGGAGCAATTGGCTGCGCAGACCAAAGACGGTGAGCAGAAAGCACAACAGCTGCAAGAAACTCAGCAGGCGGGCACCAAGTTACAAGAGCAACTGACGGCACAAACGCAAGAGAACGAGCAAAAAACTCAGGATCTTAAGCAGTTGCAACAAGCACTGGCGGATGCTGAGAAGAAGCAAACTCAAAGCAGCGTTAGCGTTGTGCAGGACCCCAAAACCGAGCAGGAAAAACGCGATTACGCCATCGGGACCTCATTGGGTAACGATATCCTGAGTTTGCTTGAAAGCAAAAAGTCGCAGGGTGTGGACGTCAACCGTCAACTGGCGTTGGCAGGTGTTGCTGATGTGCTTAATGATCAGATCAAAATGGCCAAAGATCAGATTGCTAAAGCATTATATGAAAGTGAAGTTGAACTGAATAATCAGCATAAGCAGATAAAAACGAAGAATGAGCAGAAAGGTATCAAGTATATCGATAAGTTCAAAAAGCAGGCTCATGTGGTCAAATCTCCGCAGGGTTACTACTATCGCGTAGATTATAAAGGAGATGGGGAAATCAAGGACACCGACACCATTGCCGTTGTGGTTAAAGAGAGCTTGACCGATGGCAAAGTGATCAAAGACATGGAGCTGGCCGGTACGTCTATTTCTCAACCGCTGAGTGCTTATCCGCCTTTATTCCGCGATGCAATCAGTAATCTGAAAAACCATGGCAGCATGACATTGGTAGTTCCACCAGAGTTGGCCTATGGTGATAAAGGGATGGCACCGGATATCCCGCCGGGTGCCACCATGGTTTATAGCGTGCGGATCTTGGATGTTATGCCCACTGTTGAGCGTTAAAACCCGGTTAGTGAAAGTAAAACCCCGTATGGCAACATGCGGGGTTTTTTCTTTACTGTCTTGTAGTTAACGAAACGGGGGTTCGTTGAAGGTGCGCAGTTTGCGTGAATGCAAATGTTCACCTTCCGCACGTAATAGGTCGATCGCGCAAATCCCAATTTGCAGATGCTCGGAAATCGCCCCTTCATAAAAACGGTTTGCCTGGCCGGGCAATTTAATCTCGCCATGCAATGGTTTATCAGAAACGCACAGTAACGTGCCGTAAGGGACTCGGAAACGGTAACCTTGAGCGGCAATGGTCGCACTCTCCATATCCACCGCGACGGCCCGGCTCAGGTTAAAGCGCAATGCTGAGGCGGAATAGCGTAATTCCCAGTTGCGATCGTCCGTTGTTACCACCGTACCGGTACGTAAACGTTGCTTCACTGCTTCGCCAGGCATGCCGCTGACTGTTTTAGTGGCATCGTAAAGTGCGCGCTGTACTTCCGCGATGCTTGGGATTGGAATATCAGGCGGCAACACTGAATCAAGCACGTGATCGTCACGCAGGTAAGCATGTGCCAGAACATAATCGCCGATAGACTGACTTTCACGCAGGCCGCCACAATGACCGATCATCAACCAGGCATGTGGGCGCAGCACCGCCAGATGATCGCAAATCGTCTTGGCATTGGAAGGGCCGACGCCGATATTGACCAAAGTGATCCCTTGCCCATCACGCGCAATCAGGTGGTAAGCGGGCATCTGATGGTTTTTCCAGGCAAGATTGGAAACCATCTGCTCTGGGTCAGGAGTCTGTGCGGTGACATAGTGCCCACCGGCGCAGGATAGCGCGGTATAAGGGCTGGCCGGGTCGGCTATTTGCTGACATGCCCAGCGGACAAATTCATCAACATAGCGTGTGTAGTTAGTGAACAGAACGAACGGTTGGAAATGCTCAACAGGCGTGCCGGTATAGTGCCGCAAACGTGCCAAAGAGAAATCTGTGCGTAGTGCGTCAAAGTGCGAGAGAGGAAAATGATTGGCCAAGGGAAACAGGCCGTCAGCGGTTTCATCGCCGATTTGCGCTAATTCAGTCGTAGGGAAATGCTTGGTTATTCCTGCGCTCATCGAACGTTCTAAAGCCAGATCGGAGCCATCAATCACATAAGGGAAAGGGATTTCCTGTTGGGAGGCCACCACTTCAATGACGGCAGCATACTCGCTTTCCAGCAGGGTTAGTTGTTCTGATAGATAATGGCGAAACAACTGCGGCTGTGTAATGGTTGTTGTGTAGTTACCGGGCCGGGTAAAGCGGCCATAGGCGCGTATTCTGGGGCTGTCGGGGTGGTCGCCACTCCAACGAACACGCAGCTCTGGATAAGAAAATAACCCTCTGGCACGGGCCTGTTCGTCTGGCAGCGTGCCATGAGTGATGAAATCTTTGATAGCTCCACGTAATGCGCAAACCGACGCGTCGTACATCGCTTCAAGTTTATCAAGAGCCTGTGAGGCTGTGAGAGCAGTAGTTGGGTGATTATTCATAGCTTTTCCTTGGTTCTCGCGATACTTCAGCATAGCGTAATGCAGGCACTGAATGCATGCCATTGCTTGGAATCTAGTCCAATAGGCTAATTTTGAGCCTGGGTTAATAATTACGCCAAAGAAAAAGAGCCGTGCATTTGG
Proteins encoded in this region:
- a CDS encoding FKBP-type peptidyl-prolyl cis-trans isomerase N-terminal domain-containing protein, with amino-acid sequence MIKRRIYCGALLTLALPLGVQAEGASASEANTLNSLDTITRQVDEAPALLFLTPSQIETVEPAKNEGKKETSRPNVLAKAPREDAGGYIREMKTLQATINQLRAKISGQEAALEHLRNAQSQQQSAVAELSQLKQAIQQSQQENTRLQQQLAAQIKENEQKVHQLQQNQQALAKLQEQLTAQIKDNEQKTQQMQQLQQGQQALAKLQEQFAAQTKDGEQKAQQLKQLQRSLQENQQASAKLQEQLTAQTKANEQKNQQIQQLQQGQQSLAKLQEQFAAQTKDGEQKAQQLKQLQQSLQENQQASAKLQEQLTEQTKDNEQKNQQVQQLQQGQQSLAKLQEQFAAQTKDGEQKAQQLKQLQQSLQENQQASAKLQEQLTEQTKDNEQKNQQVQRLQQGQQTLAKLQEQFAAQTKDGEQKEKQLKQLQQSLQESQQASAKLQEQLTAQTKDNEQKTQQVQQLQQGQQTLAKLQEQFAAQTKDGEQKEKQLKQLQQSLQESQQASAKLQEQLTAQTKDNEQKTQQVQQLQQGQQTLAKLQEQFAAQTKDGEQKEKQLKQLQQSLQENQQASAKLQEQLTAQTKDNEQKTQQVQQLQQGQQSLAKLQEQFAAQTKDGEQKAQQLKQLQQSLQESQQASAKLQEQLTAQTKDNEQKTQQVQQLQQGQQTLAKLQEQFAAQTKDGEQKEKQLKQLQQSLQENQQASAKLQEQLTAQIKDNEQKTQQVQQLQQGQQSLAKLQEQFAAQTKDGEQKAQQLKQLQQSLQESQQASAKLQEQLTAQTKDNEQKTQQVQQLQQGQQALAKLQEQFAAQTKDGEQKAQQLKQLQQSLQENQQASAKLKEQLTAQTKDNEQKTQQVQQLQQGQQALAKLQEQFAAQTKDGEQKEKQLKQLQQSLQENQQASAKLQEQLTAQTKDNEQKTQQGQQALAKLQEQLTAQTKDGEQKAQQLQESQQANVKLQEQLAAQTKDGEQKAQQLQETQQAGTKLQEQLTAQTQENEQKTQDLKQLQQALADAEKKQTQSSVSVVQDPKTEQEKRDYAIGTSLGNDILSLLESKKSQGVDVNRQLALAGVADVLNDQIKMAKDQIAKALYESEVELNNQHKQIKTKNEQKGIKYIDKFKKQAHVVKSPQGYYYRVDYKGDGEIKDTDTIAVVVKESLTDGKVIKDMELAGTSISQPLSAYPPLFRDAISNLKNHGSMTLVVPPELAYGDKGMAPDIPPGATMVYSVRILDVMPTVER
- a CDS encoding AMP nucleosidase, giving the protein MNNHPTTALTASQALDKLEAMYDASVCALRGAIKDFITHGTLPDEQARARGLFSYPELRVRWSGDHPDSPRIRAYGRFTRPGNYTTTITQPQLFRHYLSEQLTLLESEYAAVIEVVASQQEIPFPYVIDGSDLALERSMSAGITKHFPTTELAQIGDETADGLFPLANHFPLSHFDALRTDFSLARLRHYTGTPVEHFQPFVLFTNYTRYVDEFVRWACQQIADPASPYTALSCAGGHYVTAQTPDPEQMVSNLAWKNHQMPAYHLIARDGQGITLVNIGVGPSNAKTICDHLAVLRPHAWLMIGHCGGLRESQSIGDYVLAHAYLRDDHVLDSVLPPDIPIPSIAEVQRALYDATKTVSGMPGEAVKQRLRTGTVVTTDDRNWELRYSASALRFNLSRAVAVDMESATIAAQGYRFRVPYGTLLCVSDKPLHGEIKLPGQANRFYEGAISEHLQIGICAIDLLRAEGEHLHSRKLRTFNEPPFR